A stretch of Ischnura elegans chromosome 4, ioIscEleg1.1, whole genome shotgun sequence DNA encodes these proteins:
- the LOC124158188 gene encoding uncharacterized protein LOC124158188 yields the protein MESSVLSAESEAHIQRHSLPSSPERPAPLFRMLPSQGRGRNDESVLPNQLNHSASRPCRSSVATALLHTFLQRSRNRSLCRGSSPTTRSDMSPTTRFDMSPTYRTDQSRMTDQSPIVVSRSHVSDLQSQRFPLVFLLVVLLSSPCSTLFPAAEGGVPRGGPLHSPRHPNLDSVPKPEDVVSGTGEPNMTTESTSSSTASVYNLDRTTVYPSLDPDGLLSLPDSSEIISNDTFDLSSSPQENVSSDRKISLTSNHTALERSNWSSSEEQFEEEVGGASTDPSSTSNHSSFSWTGSGEWGDEATDSPGGILLDPGGNETLPIADWVPSGGYFSRMTAGKYRPSDRQPVTGTERTSNVTESTTTSPQWKDKQTVISGDGRLKETDDNQSGSETVELDANSGTGADGMVLEEEGMSSPEHREARDSHVLGTEGYGGADGSEVVSSKVMGQEKEGSRVWELGAFPRRKIAILGLFEMTTKHGERLEGRSEEAAARLAIRHINDGGPARGPLIPGFELELLTNDTKMMALATLALEWTPSSTPCTLVAEVSVWVLVVARTEAAAKR from the exons ATGGAATCTTCCGTACTCTCCGCGGAGTCGGAGGCTCATATTCAACGTCACAGTCTTCCATCGTCACCCGAGAGACCTGCTCCACTCTTCAGAATGCTTCCATCGCAGGGCCGTGGGCGGAACGACGAATCTGTTCTTCCAAATCAACTTAACCACTCCGCCTCACGGCCTTGCAGGTCTTCCGTCGCGACTGCCCTCCTCCACACATTTCTCCAGCGTAGTCGGAACCGTTCGCTCTGCCGCGGCAGTTCGCCTACGACCCGTTCCGACATGTCGCCTACGACCCGTTTCGACATGTCGCCTACGTATCGTACCGACCAGTCGCGGATGACCGACCAGTCTCCAATCGTCGTCAGCCGTTCCCACGTCTCCGATTTGCAGTCGCAGCGATTTCCTTTGGTCTTCCTCCTCGTCGTCCTACTCTCCTCGCCGTGCTCAACGCTATTTCCCGCCGCCGAAGGTGGTGTCCCCCGCGGAGGTCCACTCCATTCGCCGCGCCACCCCAACCTCGACTCCGTCCCCAAACCTGAAGATGTCGTGTCAGGAACCGGCGAACCGAACATGACGACGGAATCGACGTCATCAAGTACCGCATCGGTTTACAATCTGGACAGGACGACCGTTTATCCGAGCCTCGACCCTGATGGACTCCTGTCTTTGCCTGATTCTTCGGAAATTATCTCCAACGACACTTTCGACTTGAGTTCCTCGCCTCAGGAAAACGTTTCGTCTGACCGAAAAATATCCCTCACCAGCAATCATACGGCACTTGAACGTTCAAATTGGTCTTCCTCGGAGGAACAATTTGAGGAGGAGGTCGGAGGAGCCAGTACTGATCCCAGCTCGACGTCCAATCACTCGAGTTTCTCCTGGACGGGTAGCGGCGAATGGGGGGACGAAGCCACGGATTCCCCGGGAGGGATACTGCTAGACCCTGGGGGAAACGAGACGTTGCCCATCGCGGATTGGGTCCCGTCGGGTGGGTACTTCTCCCGGATGACGGCTGGGAAGTATCGGCCATCGGACCGACAGCCGGTGACGGGGACCGAAAGGACATCAAACGTCACCGAATCTACGACGACGTCTCCCCAATGGAAGGACAAGCAGACCGTAATATCCGGCGACGGGAGACTTAAGGAAACGGACGACAACCAATCAGGATCGGAGACGGTTGAGCTGGACGCCAACTCGGGTACAGGGGCGGACGGAATGGTTTTGGAGGAAGAGGGGATGTCGTCTCCGGAGCATAGGGAAGCTAGGGACAGCCACGTTCTTGGGACTGAAGGCTATGGAGGTGCCGATGGGTCGGAAGTGGTTTCGTCAAAGGTCATGGGCCAAGAGAAGGAGGGATCGAGGGTGTGGGAATTGGGAGCGTTTCCTCGGAGGAAGATCGCCATTTTGGGTCTGTTCGAGATGACGACGAAGCACGGGGAGAGGTTGGAGGGGAGGAGTGAGGAGGCCGCGGCTAGGCTGGCAATCCGACATATCAACGACGGGGGACCAGCGAGAGGACCGCTCATCCCGGGATTCGAACTGGAGCTGCTCACGAATGACACCAAG atgatggctct